The following proteins are encoded in a genomic region of Gammaproteobacteria bacterium:
- a CDS encoding DUF3461 family protein, with product MSNYPTLNQMGIKSVDNVQKYTLRQQGNTDVLKIYYKRPKGSFLSRTKKFSFIRNRSALPVEVRHSKAFDNMAKISPQLVLALQELKQLDATRQEAVPVDAKQKFLSDLDHLEKVMTAKMDEIRRQIKELD from the coding sequence ATGTCAAATTACCCAACCTTAAACCAAATGGGCATTAAGTCAGTTGACAACGTACAAAAATATACCTTGCGTCAGCAGGGTAATACCGATGTGCTAAAGATTTATTATAAACGCCCAAAAGGCTCGTTTTTATCACGAACCAAAAAGTTTTCCTTTATCCGTAATCGCTCAGCGTTGCCGGTTGAAGTTCGCCACTCGAAAGCATTCGATAACATGGCAAAGATAAGCCCTCAGCTGGTGTTAGCACTGCAAGAACTAAAACAACTTGATGCAACCCGTCAAGAGGCCGTACCGGTAGATGCTAAGCAGAAATTCCTGTCTGATCTAGACCATTTAGAAAAAGTAATGACGGCAAAAATGGACGAAATTCGTCGCCAAATAAAAGAATTAGACTAA
- a CDS encoding TRAP transporter substrate-binding protein — protein MSNNNNIAKALILAASLMLATNTVSAAKFNIAVGDGAGGTQEALGKKFIEELSAHTKHSAKLFLNGQLGSEQDTVNDASIGTLDFSILAINNVTPFSPSVGLLTLPYMIQSLEDAVTLTQGDIGKKLIENTKRDAGVRIIGWAYSGFRVLSNSKRPIKTLADLKGMVIRVPKNEIMIETYKSWGINPTPMAWSETFTGLQQGVIDGQDNPYITIYAMKFDEVQKYITNVRYLFSIEPLIVSESVFQDQNKATQAAILAAGKAATDYSARSLVSSEIKIKAELIKRGMEITDPANGEVEWIKKATDAVWPQFYESIGGKAKVNNALTVLGREKV, from the coding sequence ATGAGTAACAATAATAACATCGCCAAAGCACTTATCCTCGCCGCCAGCCTCATGCTTGCCACCAATACCGTCAGTGCTGCTAAATTTAACATTGCCGTTGGTGACGGTGCAGGCGGAACGCAAGAAGCGCTAGGTAAAAAATTCATCGAAGAACTATCAGCCCATACAAAACACAGTGCCAAATTATTCTTAAATGGCCAACTCGGCAGCGAACAAGACACCGTTAATGACGCGTCAATTGGTACCTTAGATTTTTCAATCCTGGCGATCAATAATGTCACGCCTTTTTCACCCTCGGTCGGCCTGTTAACCTTGCCTTATATGATCCAAAGTTTGGAAGATGCTGTTACGCTCACTCAAGGTGATATTGGCAAAAAGCTGATCGAAAATACCAAACGTGATGCTGGCGTGCGTATTATTGGCTGGGCTTATTCGGGCTTTCGCGTATTAAGCAACTCAAAGCGCCCAATCAAAACGCTCGCAGACCTTAAAGGCATGGTAATTCGGGTACCAAAGAATGAAATCATGATCGAAACCTACAAATCTTGGGGCATCAATCCAACACCAATGGCATGGTCTGAAACCTTTACCGGCTTGCAACAGGGCGTTATCGACGGCCAAGACAATCCATACATCACTATTTACGCGATGAAGTTTGACGAGGTCCAAAAGTACATCACCAACGTTCGTTATTTGTTTTCAATTGAGCCGTTAATCGTCAGTGAATCAGTATTCCAAGATCAAAACAAAGCAACCCAAGCCGCAATTCTCGCTGCAGGTAAAGCTGCAACTGATTACAGCGCTAGGTCTTTGGTCTCCAGCGAAATAAAAATCAAGGCTGAGCTCATTAAGCGTGGCATGGAAATTACTGACCCTGCCAACGGTGAAGTCGAGTGGATTAAAAAAGCGACCGACGCAGTATGGCCACAATTTTATGAAAGTATCGGTGGCAAAGCGAAAGTAAACAACGCATTAACTGTCTTAGGACGTGAAAAAGTTTAA
- a CDS encoding TRAP transporter small permease → MGRKIFKFLDNIESYICRTLLAAFVCILFAQIISRQLFGYSLSWSEELSVYMFVWFVFFGASYAAKLAAHNRVTFQYKLMPPKVATFLEFLSDAIWIAFNCYFVYLSYDFVFHKMNLFWKSQTLGIPMKYIYLVLPIAFSLMTFRIIQVNYYKFVKGIDIRDPDAKELEQLNELELDFDEKSDKNNKKPANRVDNDSK, encoded by the coding sequence ATGGGTCGTAAGATCTTTAAATTTCTCGATAACATTGAAAGCTACATTTGTCGGACCTTGCTCGCGGCGTTTGTTTGCATTTTATTTGCGCAAATAATTTCGCGGCAATTGTTTGGTTATTCGTTGTCATGGAGTGAGGAATTATCGGTTTATATGTTTGTGTGGTTTGTTTTTTTTGGCGCAAGTTACGCCGCTAAACTTGCAGCGCATAACCGGGTAACCTTTCAATATAAATTAATGCCTCCTAAAGTAGCGACTTTTCTAGAGTTTCTATCTGACGCAATTTGGATTGCCTTTAATTGCTATTTCGTCTACCTGTCATACGACTTTGTTTTTCATAAAATGAATTTATTCTGGAAATCTCAAACCCTTGGCATTCCGATGAAATACATCTATCTAGTGTTGCCAATTGCCTTTAGTTTAATGACCTTTCGGATCATTCAAGTCAACTATTACAAGTTTGTAAAAGGCATCGACATTCGAGATCCAGATGCTAAAGAACTAGAACAATTAAACGAATTAGAGCTCGACTTTGACGAAAAAAGCGATAAAAACAACAAAAAACCTGCTAACCGCGTCGATAACGACAGTAAATAG